The Myripristis murdjan chromosome 11, fMyrMur1.1, whole genome shotgun sequence genomic sequence ACCTTCCTGCTGAAGCACCCAAATGACGAGATGATGCAGAAGAACATGGCCTACTACAGGAGCCTGCCCGGGGCTGACGAACACCTCAAAGACCTGGAGACCAAATCCTATGAGGTACACACACCCATTCAGAAAGACAAAGAGTGAGATGCTCTTTAAGTTGAACCCTTTATGGCGTCTTAAAGCACAGAACGTAGGATACACACAGGGAAGAATGCAAGAGTTACACCCAAACCCACAGGCACAGAAGTCTGTtactatacacacactcataagcCATCCTATTATTGGCTCTGTGGGAGTGCTGGGGTTTGTTGTGGTGGGAACCTGTGGTGGCTCAGTTGCCAAAGTGGTCAGCATCATGCAGAACAGTGGTGTCCAAAGTGAAGTCCAGGGACCTACAGGGGATCCTGGGAGAGCAGCAGAGGGTCCCCAGCAAAATATGGCACAGCTTTAATTTCACCACACTGTGATTTAATCTACTAGCTGAATTTATAGGGACATCTGTTTTGATCAAAGGTTTTACTGCCCCATACAGTACAGATCAGACTGTTATATAATGCTCTACAAAGTCAAACACTGCCAACAAAATTTCTCCTCAGATGTGTGCCTTGTGATAAAATCTCATCAAAATGAGTCCGAAGTCTGGTGTGTATCTTTTTGTGGGTTCTCAACTGGTAAAAGTTAGGGAATCTCTGATATAGAAATCAGTAGTGATGCTGTTCATTAAACAGGCAACACAAATACACTGCACTTTTATTATTGTGCATGATTTACCATTTTACTACATGAGGGAATGTTCTTCAACCATATGAATTGCCCTGATACTGCATTTGTATCCAAAATTAACTGTGACTGAATGGAGAGCTGCATCTTCAGTGTCCCAttttccaatgtttttttttgtaatttttttgctgttccaGACACTGTTTGTACGAGCGGTGAGGGCATATAATGGGGGTAACTACCGTACCTCCGTGTCAGACATGGAGCTGGCATTGCGGGACTTCTTCAAGGTCTACGATGAGTGTTTGGCCGCCTCCGAGGGTGCCAGGGAGGTCAAAGACTTCAAAGACTTCTACCCCTCCATAGCTGGTCAGTTTATCCCTGTGATCCTCAGTCCCGCCTCTAATTATACCCTCTGATCTATCTGTCACTGCATCTTCTTATGGCCCTAAAGGTCAAAAGTCCCCAGGCTCTGTCTTGTTCTGTAGACttatacaatacaaatacatacaagaaagacaagacagaaaaataaacaaagcaatCCCTACCACAACCCTGATATGGTAGAAAGTTCTCGCTCATTCACAGGTGAACAGTAgagaaaataatacataattgataataaattaaattaaaataaattaataaagtaTATTAAGTCACATTAAGCAGAGGGACAGGAGGGCAAGTTTCCATACTAATTCATTAGTGGAGGAGATGTAATGAGGGAAGCAATCTTAGTAGAAAGCCCCATATTTTCTCATATGTTGCTGGTTTTCTCCTGACACTATACGAGATCTTTTCAGGTGTCTAATGGGATGTTAACTCATTCAACCATTCCCTCTGTGGAGGAGGAAGTTCAGATTCTCAGTTTTGTAGAATGCATTTTTTGCACCTGTACCTgcaagtaatatatagtatttTTTATCCACATTAAGTCCTTGTAAATCACCCAAAATCCAGACCCCAGGGTCAGattaaatttcagtttttataatATCTGATAATATCTTATTCTGCCTTTGTCttggtcttttctttctttttgccccTTCTCCATTCTTCAAGTCTATTACTCTCTTCATTTCATCATAATCTTCACCCGCAGTTTGACGCAgaattttgatttctttccaTCCGTGAGTGTAATAACCTTTCCTCTCCAGATCACTACACTGAGGTCTTAGAGAGGAAGGTGAGGTGTGAGAGCGAGCTCACACCTGTCGTAGGAGGCTTCGTCGTGGAGAAGTTTGTGGCCACAATGTACCACTACCTGCAGTTTGCCTATTACAAATGTAAGTGCCATGTTGTTATGGTTTTATTGTTGCTGGAgctttttctaaatgttttcatgaaatTAGTTGTTGTTTCCTATCTCTGTATTAACTTTTCATCAAGGACAGCTATCAAGACTTCTGGTGCTGTGTACCTATGAATTTAAGCtgcttggcttttttttttttttttaatagcttgTGTTGATAATGTTGTGATTTGTAATTCCGCTGCTGTGTGTTCAGTGAACGACCTGAAGAACGCTGTGCCATGTGTGGCCAGCTACATGCTGTTTGACCCTAACGACGAAGTCATGAAGAACAACGTGGCATATTACCAGTTCCACAAAGACAAATGGGGGCTGACAGAGGAGGACTTCAATCCCAGACCAGTGAGACACATTCATGCTCACACACCTttgcacccaaacacacacagtttttgtccCCATTTTGTGTGTTAGTGTCACTATCACAAGatgcaggcacaaacacactttcttcttgtgttttgtgttttgtgtgtgtgtgttgcaggaggCAGTACGGTACTACAACCAGACCACCATGCAGCTACAAATGCTGGAGTTCTCCAGACAGCACCTAGTGAGCGACGACGAGGTTTGTGCCGGTGAtatcatttttgtgtgtgttttcgtgtatcgtgtgtgtgtgtgtgtgtgtgtgtgtgtgtgtttaacaggaTGTTTCTGGAAGGTTATCTTCAACTGCGCCTTGGGAAGATCAGATATGGTATCAACCTGCACTTAAAATAGACCTGCATGATCCCTGTAAAATCAGTAATTGTGTGGTTTAGGTTGTGTGCTGCTCTCAAAGGCTCAGTCCTTGTAAAGTATGGAAAAACACCGAATTCCTCCGTTTGGTCACATGATGGCCTGCAGTACAATGTGGCCCCTGTTTTTTACTGGGCTGCAGTCTCCCAGATGGCCATGGGGTGGCAGCATGACACTGGTGTCTCATTAAGTCATTATGATGCAGCACAAACACTGTGCCTATCAGGGCAACCAAACATAAGCCAGGATTACATGCTGTATGTGGTAAATACCATTCTGTTTCTAACTGTAATCGCTTTAGTAACGCCAGGTATGAGGAATCACTGATAGAACTGTGAGTGGGAGGAAATATGCTAACTCTCTCAAGGCAAATTTCACTTTCAAGCAATATGGCGCATATTTAGTTTACTcgggtttatttttttatgtgcttctgtgtgtgtgtgtgtgtgtgtgtgtgtgtccacaggggGAGGTGGTGGAGTTTATGGATGAGTTCCTGGATGAGGATGAATAGCGCACATTGGGAACTCGGGCTAAACACTgaagaacaaacacaaacaacaaaacaacagcaactctCCCCAGCTAGTATTTATTGGGTACTGTAAGaggctctctgattggtcactGTGTTTTTACCTGCAGCTCCACATCCtgaatatttt encodes the following:
- the crtap gene encoding cartilage-associated protein, with translation MAPSTSSQLLSVLLFAFCITVVHSQYEKYSFRSFPRHELMPLDSAYKYALDQYTGEKWQETVEYLEVSLRLYRLLRDSEAFCNLNCSSLRLDDEEKFAEFPELRVFGNVMKRAQCLKRCKQGLPAFRQTMPSRDTVEEFERREPYRYLQYAYFKSDNLAKAVSAAHTFLLKHPNDEMMQKNMAYYRSLPGADEHLKDLETKSYETLFVRAVRAYNGGNYRTSVSDMELALRDFFKVYDECLAASEGAREVKDFKDFYPSIADHYTEVLERKVRCESELTPVVGGFVVEKFVATMYHYLQFAYYKLNDLKNAVPCVASYMLFDPNDEVMKNNVAYYQFHKDKWGLTEEDFNPRPEAVRYYNQTTMQLQMLEFSRQHLVSDDEGEVVEFMDEFLDEDE